The sequence below is a genomic window from Streptosporangium lutulentum.
TCCCCGGGCCTCGCTTCTCCGGACGCGAGATCTTCCGCCCGCCTCGCCTTCCGAGCACGATTCCTCCGCCGGTTCCCTGCCGGTCCTCTGCCGGTTCCCTGCCGGTCCTCTGCCGGTCCTCTGCCGGGAGACGGTCAGAACGACGGCCAGGTGTGGACGGGTTGGTTGGTGTGCATGTGCTCGATGTAGCGCAGGGTCATCCGGCGCAGTGCCTCGTGCCTGTCGAGGGTGTCCATCGCGTTCAGGGCGTCGCTCTGCCAGCTCGCCCCGTTCGTGCCCGTCACGCACCTGCGCTCGATGATCCCCAGCAGCCGGTCCCTGACCTCGGGATCCATCCTCCACAGGTCGAGCCCCTCGTGGGCGAGCGGCAGCAGGCGGCGCAGGATCAGCTCGGCGGCGGGCACCACGCCGAGCCCCGGCCAGTAGAGCCGGGCGTCCAGCCCGTGCCGGGCGGCCGAGTGCAGGTTCTCCTCGGCCGCGACGAACGACATGCGCGTCCACTCCGGGCGTTCGGCGTGGGGAAGCACGCGCATGAGGCCGTAGTAGAACGCGGCGTCGGCGATGACGTCCACCACCGAGGGCCCCGCGGGCAGCACCCGGTTCTCCACCCGCAGGTGCGGAATCCCGTTCACGACCGCGTAGACCGGCCGGTTCCACCGGTAGACGGTGCCGTTGTGCAGGGTCAGCTCGCCGAGCTCCGGGGTCACGCCGCGCTCCAGTTGCTCCTGCGGGTCGCCGGCGTCGCACAGGGGCAGCAGCGCGGGGAAGTAGCGGGAGTTCTCCTCGAACAGGTCGAAGACCGAGGTGATCCACCGCTCGCCGAACCACACCCTCGGCCGCACGCCCTGGGTCTTCAGCTCCACGGGCCGGGTGTCCGTGGCCTGCTCGAACAGCGGGATCCTGGTCTCCTGCCAGAGCCTCCTGCCGAACAGGAACGGCGAGTTGGCCGCCACCGCCACCTGGGGGCCCGCGATGACCTGGGCCGCGTTCCAGTGGGCGGCGAACGCCTCCGGGCCGACCTGGAGGTGGAGCTGGACGCTCGTACAGGCCGCCTCGGGGGTGATGCTGTCGGCGAAGGTGTCGAGGGTCTCGTCGCCCTCGATCGACAGGTGCAGGTCCTCGCCCCTCGCCGCGAAGATCTGCTCGTTGAGCAGCTTGTAGCGGGGATTGGCCGACAGCGTGCCCTCGTGCACGTCGTCCTCCCGCAGCGTGGGCAGGATCCCGATCATCAGCATGTGCCCGCCGACCGTGTGGGCCCGCTCCTCCGCGTGGTTGAGCCGGTCCCGGACCAGCTTCTCCAGCCGCGTGGCCCCGTCCCCCTCAAGGGACTCCGGCATGACGTTGATCTCCACGTTGAACTGACCGAGCTCGGTGGCCCAGTCGGGCTCCGCGATCGCCGCCAGCACCTCGGCGTTCTTCATCGCGGGCTCGCCCCGCTCGTCCACCAGGTTGAGTTCGATCTCCAGTCCGGCCTTCGGCCGGTCCTCCTCGAACCTAGACTCATGCAACATCCGCGCCAAGACGTCCAGGGACCGGCGAAGCTTGTCCCGGTGGCGTCTCCGGTCCTCGCGGCTGAAAACCATGGCTGGCACGTCGCGACCCATACTTCGCAGAGTCGCACATAAGTTACAGATAGTACAGACGCGACGAGACACGGCGAAGGGTCGGATCGGACACCGTGTCGTGGCGCGGCCGACAGTGCCCGGATCTTCCCGATCGTGCTCGGAGGATCAGACCAGACGCCGCGCCGTGGCCCAGCGGGAAAGCTCGTGGCGGTTGGAGAGCTGGAGCTTGCGCAGGACGGACGAGACGTGGGTCTCCACGGTCTTCACCGAGATGAACAGCTCCTTGGCGATCTCCTTGTAGGCGTAGCCCCGGGCGATCAGCCGCAGGACCTCGCGCTCGCGCTGGGTCAGCGAGTCGAGCTCGGGGTCGATCGGAGGAGCCTCGCTGGAGGCGAAGGCGTCCAGCACGAAGCCGGCGAGCCTCGGGGAGAAGACCGCGTCGCCTTCGGCCACCCGGCGGATCGCGTCGGTGAGCTCCCTGCCGCTGATGGTCTTGGTGACGTAGCCCCGGGCACCGCCGCGGATCACCCCGATGACGTCCTCGGCCGCGTCGGAGACCGACAGGGCGAGGAAACGGACCGGGGAACCCGAGCCGAGGACGCGGCGGAGCACCTCCTGGCCTCCCCCGCCGGGCATGTGCACGTCGAGCAGGACCACGTCGGGCTGGAGCTCGGCGATCGCCTTGACGGCGGACTCGACGTCCTCCGCCTCGCCGAGCACCTCGATGGAGTCGCCCAGTTCGGCCCGGACCCCGGAGCGGAACAGCCGGTGATCGTCGACGATCAGGACCTTGACAGTGCTCATGAGCCGTCCTTCGCCGGTCGCGTGCGCGGATCGCCGGATTCGCCGGATCGCGGATGCCCTGCCTGCCGGTCGTCTCCCGGTCGTCCCTCCGCCGGAGGTCCTCCGGCGGGCCGTTCCCTGACTCGCTGCTTCCTGGCTCGCTCGCTCACGCCTTCTCCAGCTTCATGGTCAACATCACTTCCGTGCCCTCGCCGGGCTCGGTCCGCACTCGGGCGCTGCCGCCGTGGCGTTCCATCCTGCCGATGATCGACTGGCGGATGCCCATCCGATCCTCGGGCACCTCCCCCATGTCGAACCCGACACCCCGGTCCCGGACGAAGATGGTGACCTCGTCCGGCTCCGCCTCGGCATAGACGGAGATGACCTCCGACCCAGAGTATTTCGCGGCGTTGACCATTGCTTGCCTCGCGGCTTGCATCATCGCGGATAATTCCGGCGTCAACGGGCCGTCGCCCACGCAGACGACCTCGATCGGCACCCCGTGCGCGTCCTCCTCCTCGGCGGCGACCCGGCGCACGGCCGCGGCCACCGACGCGTCCGCGTCCTGTTGGGGCTGGTAGAGCCAGTTTCGCAGTTCACGCTCCTGGGAACGGGCGAGCCGCATCACCTCACGCGAGTCCTGGGCGTTGCGCTGGATGAGCGTCAGCGTGTGCAACACGGAATCGTGCACGTGCGCGGCCACCTCGGCCCGTTCCTCCTGCCGGATGCGCTCGCGGCGCTCCCGCTGCAGTTCCTTCCACAGGCCGGCCAGCCAGGGGGCCGCGATCAGCCCGACACCGCCCACGACCACCAGCGTGAACACGATGCCGGAACTGGCCTGGTTCAGCTCGGCGTTGGCCGCCAGGAAGCCGATCGCGCCGACCACGACGAGCACCAGCCCCGCGAAGGTGCGGACGCGGTTCTGGCGCACCTGCCCGACCGTCGTGTTCATCCAGCGCTGGCGCCGATCGGGGTCGGCCTGCTGCCACAGGATCAGCGAGCCGATCCCGCCGACGGCGATCGGCCACGCGCCGATCCCGCCCGACGAGGCACCGGTGAGCCAGCCCAGGGACATCAGGGCCAGCCCGATCGCGACGTAGGCGGCGAGCTGGCTCCAGTCCCTGGAAGGCTCCCTGCCCTCGTACGACTCCCGCGGGGTGAACATCCACAGTGCCGCGTACGCCACGGCGCCGATCCCGTCCAGGACGGTGAGCAGCACGAACGCCAGCCGCAGCACGACCGGGTCGAGCCGTAGCTGGGCGGCGGCGCCCTGGGCCACCCCGGCGACCAGCCTGCCCTGCACCAGCCTCATCAGGCGGGGAAGGGCCGCGGGGTTCTCCGGGGGCACGGGGGCCGCGTCGCGAATTGCCTGTCGTTCAGCCATATCGTCAGCATCGTCACATGTAATGCCTCTCAATGCATCAGGCGTTCCCCTGAGACGACCCTGAGAGAGACCTGCCCTCTCCGGGACGACTCAGGGGTGTCCCGGATGCGGCCCGAACCTGGGAAGGCCACGATAAGGACATGACCGACACCGGGAGCGCACAGGACCCGACGAGCACCTTGTCCGACCCTCCGCCCACCTCCACCGCCGGCGACGACCGCGGCCTTCGGCGCAGCGACGAGGGACGCATGCTCACCGGCGTCTGCGCCGGGCTCGGACGCCACGTGGGGATCGACCCGGTCCTGTTCCGCGTCGGGTTCGCGGTGCTGGTGCTCGGCTCCGGAATCGGGATCATGCTCTACATCGCGGCGTTCCTGCTGATGCGCGAGACCAGCGGAGCCCCCGGCTACATGGAGCAGTGGACCCGGCGCGACTTCGACAGCGAGACGGTGCTGGCCCTGCTGACCGCAGTGTTCGCCCTCGGCCTGATCATCAACGTGTCCTCGGGCGGCATCGGCACCGGCACGGTCGTGGTCGGCACGACCTTCGCCATCGCCCTGCTCACCGCCCACGCGCGCGGCGTCGACCTGCTGGCGGTGGCCCGGTCCCTGCCCGATCGGCTACGCCACCGTCGCGCCCCCTCGGCGCCGTACGTGGCCTTCACGCCCGTCCCCGATCCGGACCTTCACCCCGATCCGGGCCGATCGCCCCTTACGGAGCCGTACCCGACGACCGCTCACCCCGACGCTCACGCCGACACACACGCGTCCGCGCACACCGGCACGCACGGGTCCGCGCACACCGACGGCACCTCGACCGCGCAGGCGCACCCCGCCGCCGCTCCCACCGAGGCGCGCGCGGCCTCGGAGACGTCCCCGGCCTCCACCGGGCAGTGGGACGAGCAGGAGCCCACCGCTTCCGGATCTCCGGCCCCGCGGCCCGGCCCGGGGGGACCGTACGGCGTGCCGTCGAGCCCGTATCGTCCCCGGCCGGCGTACGACTCCTCCGGCGAGCCGTTCTCGCCCTACGGCCCCTACCAGCCTCTGGATCCCAGAAAGCGGTACCAGCAGTACTCCCCCTACGACCTGGCCGAGCATGGCGCGCCGGTGCGGACGGCGCCCCAGCCGAAACGGCCCAGATCGTTCATCGGGAGCCTCACCCTATGTCTGGCCATGATCGTTGGAGGGATCATCGTGGCGATCCAGTCCGCCTCAGGATCGATCAACATGACGGTCGCCGGCGGCGCGATGCTCATCGTCATCGGCGGCGGCCTCCTGGTCGCCACCTGGTACGGCCGGGGCGCCGGCCTGGTCGCCCTCGGCACCGTCATCTCGATCGCCCTGATCGCGGGGTCCACGCTGACCGACATGCCGAAGAGGTTCGGCAGCTACAACTGGGAGCCGGCCACGCTCTCCGAGGTCGTCAGGAACTACTCGGTGGGCGTCGGCGACGGCACCCTGGACCTGAGCGAGCTGGCCCTTCCGCCGGGCTCGCGGACCGTCTTCGACGCCTCGGTGTCGGTCGGCGAGATCAACGTGATCGTTCCGGCGACGGCCAGGGTCGAGGTCAACGGCTCCACCAAACTGGGCGACGTCAAAATCGACCACGCGGTGGAGGGAGGGGCCGACATCCGGCACAACAAGATCCTCGAACCCGAGGTGACCCCGAAGGGCGACGTGGCGACCATCATTCTGAACGTCAAGGCGGGCATCGGAGACGTGGAGGTGCGCCGTGCGGCCTGACCTCGAACGGACCGGCCGCGGCCGCCTGCACCGCACGGACTGGATGGCCCTGCTCAGCGGCATCCTGTTCATCGGGGTCGGGATCGTCTTCATCAACCGCCCGGACATCGAATCACTGATCATGATCCCGATCGTCCTGGGCGGTCTGGGCCTCGCCGGCCTGGTCGCCATCCTCGCCCGCGTGATCCGGCGCTAGCCCGCCGGGCGCGCCGGCGCCGCACCGGCGGCGCGCTCAGCGATCGGCGATCCAGGAGCCGTGGAAGCCCGCGGGGACGCGGCGCGGGAGCCGTACGGACGCGACGTGGTCCAGGTCGGCGGCGCCCAGCACGAGCAGTTCCGAACCCTCTCCCGCGTGATCGGTGACGATCGACAGCAGCCAGCCGTCGTCCTCGGACCGGGCGCCGGAGGCGGGCACGAAGACCGCCTCACCCGGCCGCGCGCCGAGGTCCCTGGTACGGCCGACGCCGGTCACGGCGTCGTACTTCACCACCGCGTCCGAGGACACCGTGTAGAGGAACCGGCTGGTCCTGCCGAGCCGGTCCTCGTTGAAGGTGGGGAACTCGACGACGCGGTCGTCGAGCTGTTCCTCCCTGACCGCGCCGCTCGCCGGGTCGAGCACCCACCTGTGCAGCCTCGCGCCGTCCGCGCCGGCGGCGGGATTGGCGCTGCCTCCGATGTGGCTCCAAGTCTCCGCGAAGGCTCCCGGGGAGTAGCGGGCCGCGTCGAGCACCACCCGGCCTGCGGCGTCCTCGCGGGCGTTGCCCACATGGAACACGTAACACGGGTCCACCTCGAACCAGGTCACCCGCCCGCCACGGTCCATCACGCCGAGCCGCGCGCCGTAGGAGTCGTCCCACCGGTACGGCATGCCCCGCCCGACCAGGTCCATGTCGAAGACAACGGGCAGGTCCAGCCAGACGACGTGATTTTCCGTGATCGCAAAGTCGTGGATCATCGTCGGCCCGGGAACGTCCACGACCCGGCTGTCCACCAGTTCGCCCGTGGCGGACAGCCGGTGATAGGTCAGGTAGGGGGCGAAGAAGCCGTACCCGAAGAAGTGCAGCTCACCGGTGACCGGGTCCTGTTTCGGATGCGCGGTCATGGCGGTGGTCAGCCGCCCGCCGAAGTCCCACGGCCCGACCGTGTCCAGTTCCGGCGTCATCTCGTACGGCAGGCCGTTCTCGACGAGCGCGAGAATCCTGCCGGCATGCTGGACGACGCTGGTGTTGGCGGCGACGGCGGTCAGGTCGATGCCGTTCGGGCCGAGGAAGGGGGCGCTGTCGGTGAACTCGCGGGTGCGAACCCACCGGTTGCGGTACCACTCGGCGCGGCCGTCGCGGAGCCGCAGGCCGTGAATCATGCCGTGCCCGGTGAACCAGTGGCCCGGGTCCTGGCCGGGCAGCGGGTTGGGCCCGTTGCGGAAGTAGCGGCCGGTGAGCTCCTCCGGGAGGGTGCCGGTGACCGGCAGATCGGCGACGCCGATCTGCCGGGGACGGGAGCGAGGTTGCTCGCCAGGTATGAGGGTGTGGATACGTCCATGGCGTGCTCCGGGAAAGTCGGGGAAACGGGCGAACGGGAGCCTCGGCGTAAGCCGGTGGAGCGGGGAGCTTTGGTGTGAGCCGGTGGGACGGGGCGCGGGTGGCGCGGGCCTCGACGCGGACCGGGGCGGGGAAGCAGGCCACGCGGACCGGGAGACACGGATCAGGCGAGGCGGGCTTCGGTGCGAGCCGGGGCGAGAGATCAGGCGGCGGAGCGGGCCGCGACGATTTTGGGGTAGCGGGCGGTGAAGACGGCGGGCGCCACGAAGGTGGCGATCTTGATCACGAGGACGACGGCGGTCGCGTGTGGCGCGACGTAGAGCAAGGCGGCCAGTGAGACGGCCGCGACGACGAAGGAGACGCCCCATACCGAGGTGATGATCGCGTTGACGCGGTAGAACCGCGGCGTCCGCCACACCTCCGGCGGTGTCATGCTCCGGGCGATGCCCGGGGTGAACGGCTTGCGAATGGCCAGGGAGCCCCAGCTCGTGATTCCGAGCCAGACGTTGACCAGGGCCGGGCCGTACGGCATGAGGGGGGAATCCGGGGAGACGAAGGAGATCAGGGTGATCACGGTGAAGAACACCGCCGCGCTGGACTCGATCACCATCTGGTCCCAGTCCTTGCCCGCCCGGCGGTCGGCGACGATGACCGCGAGGGCGATCACGAGCCCGGCCACCGCGCCGTAGCGCCAGTTGTCGCTGGTGGCGATGACCGCGTAGACGATCCACGGGAGGAAACCGAGCAGGCAGGCGCCTACATGAGGCGACAGGCCGAGTCCTCGGCGGAGCAGCACGAGAAACTGGCGGCACTGATCGAATTCGTGGCCGGGGGCGACGACGACCTGTCGGTCTACGGCCTTCTCGCCCTGGAATGGGGTCTGCGCTTCAGCGCCATGCAACACGAATGGGCCGAATGGGCCGAAGGCGAGATCGAGCGGGTCTCCGGCGCGGACGCACCACCGGCGGCGCGCTGACGCGGCGAAGGGCGAGGAGTACGTAGCGGAAGAAGAGGACGTAGCCGAGGGAGGGGTCGCGGCGCAGGAGGCCGACGCCGCGGGGGCTCGCGCGAGGAGACCGGCGCACGGTCGTCCCGCTGGGAAGTCTCACGGATCAACGGCGTACCAAGCGTTAGACTGCAGGAATGTTGGCCCTGGAGTTCGTCAGTACGGTCCGCGCGACGCGAGCGGGGTTGACGGACGTGCTCTCGGACGTCACGGGCATGACCGAGTGGGGCCGGGCGCACGCTTCCGAGCTGGGGCTCGACCAGTCGTTCGTCGCCTCGGAGGAGGTGCGGCGCGAGGTGGTCGAGCTGCGGCAGGCCGTACGGTCCCTGTTCGCCAGGGCCGTCGCGCCGGGACCGGCGAGCAGCGCCGACGCCGACCGGCTGCCAGATTTCGCCGAGGCGATCGACCTGGTCAACGCCACGACGCTGGCCGTGCCGATGGCCCCGCGACTGGAATGGCCCGACGGGGAGGACCCGACGGCGACGAACGTCCTCGCGGGCCGGACGGCGGAGTCTCCACGCCTCCGCGCCGTCCTCGCGGCGTCGGCCGTCGAGCTGCTGGCCGGGACGCACCGCGAGCACCTGCGCGCCTGTCCGGCTCCGCGCTGCGTGCTCTATTTCGTCAAGGAGCACGCCCGCCAGGAGTGGTGCTCGGTGGCCTGCGGCAACCGGGCCCGCGCCGCCCGTCACTATCGCCGGCACCGGGACGACTGACCTTCACACCGGCCCTTCCCGGGGGTTTTCCCCCGCGACACCGGGACGACCGGCCTTCACACCGGCCCTTCCCCAAGGGTTCCACCCAGCCACTCCGCAGCACTGGGGCGCGACCTTCGTCCCGCCCCTCCCTCAGGGTTTTCCACACCGCACACCGGGACGACCAACCTCTCCCAGGGCTCTCCATCACCCCGCCGGTCCCCCGCTCCGTCCGCCGGCGCCTGCCGACAAGGCCGGGGATCGTCCCGGCAGGATCACCGAGACAGCGCAACGACGGTGACCTAACTCACAAACCTATAACGGGGAACTTCATATTTTTCCATTACATTTTTCTCATACGTTCTAACGGGAAGACCCGTTAGAAGCCGCGATGAGAGGAAGAAAGATGACCTTCCAGACGGGCCACATCGGCCTCAACGTCTCCGACCTCGACGCGTCCAAGGACTTCTACCTGAAGGTTTTCGGCTTCGAGGTCTTCGGCGAGTCCGGCGAGGCGGACCGGCGCTACGCCTTCCTCGGCCTCGACGGCGAGCTCCGGCTGACCCTCTGGCAGCAGAGCGAGGGCCGCTTCTCCACCGCGACGCCCGGACTTCACCACCTGTCCTTCCAGGTGCCGGACATCGAGGCGGTCCGCAGGGCCGAGACCGTGATCCGGGAGATCGGCGCCACGCTTCACCACGACGGCGTGGTGGCGCACCGCGAGGGTTCCTCCTCGGGCGGCGTGTTCTTCGAGGATCCGGACGGAATCCGGCTGGAGATCTTCGCACCGACCGGCGCGGACTCCTCCCCCGCGCCGACCGAAGGCGCTCCCACCTGCGGCTTCTTCTAGGCGATCATGAAGCACACGGGAGAGCTGGCGGTGCAGCGGAGGGCCGGGGTGCGAGCCGGGGAGTGGGGCTCGGCCAGGACGCGGCCGGAGATCCCCCCGGCGGCGGCCGAGTTCCTCACCCGGCAGCGGATGCTGGTGATCGGGGCGTCGGGGCGGGACGGGCGGCTCTGGGCGACCGCGCTGACAGGAGCCGCGGGATTCACCCGGGCCACCGGCGAGCGGACGATCGTGATCGACGCGCTGCCGGGCGAGCACGATCCGTTGGCGGGCCTCGCCGAGAACGCCGAGGCCGAGATCGGGATGCTCGCGATCGAGCCGCGGACCAGGCGCAGGATGCGGGTCAACGGCCGTGCCGTGCGGGACGGTGCGCGGCTGGTCGTGCACACGGAGCAGACGTATGCGAACTGCCCCAAGTACATCCAGGCGCGGGACATCACCGAGGAGCCGGCGGAGCCCGGCGCCGGAGGCTCCTCCTCCGCGAGGCTCCTCACCGGCGAGCACCGGGCGTGGATCGAGAGCGCCGACACGTTCTTCGTCGCCACCCGGGCTCCCGGCCTCGGCGCCGACCTGTCGCATCGGGGCGGCGACCCGGGGTTCGTCCGGGTCGCCGGCGAGCGCCGGCTGGTCTGGCCGGACTACGTGGGCAACTCGATGTACATGACGCTGGGGAATCTGGAGCTGGACGAGAGCTGCGGCCTGCTCTTCCTCGACTGGGACAGCGGTGACGCGCTGCACCTGACCGGACGCGCGCACGTCGACTGGGATCCGGGCGAGGTCCCGGGCGCGCAGCGGCTGGTCGAGTTCGAGCTGGACCTGGCCGTCCTCGTCCGGGGAGCCAGCCCGCTCCGCTGGAGGTTCGAGGACTACTCCCGCTTCAATCCGCCCGTCTCATCCGCTTCGCCGGCGTCAGCCGTGGACGACGAAGAGCACCGTGGAAAGTGAGATGAATCGGCAAAGGCATTAAATAGATGGTGAAGGAGGGTATTGAGCAAGGGTTGACCCGGAACTACAGGGGCGTAGGTTCACATTTGTCGGCTTTCACAGCTCCATCTCTTCTGGGTGCACCTGGAGGATGTATGCCCCGAATCACCATCACCGTCGACGGAATCACCTACCAGGAGGACGTCGAGCCACGTCTCCTCCTTGTTCATCTATTGCGAGATCGGCTCGGTAAGACCGGTACTCCCATCGGCTGCGACACCGGAAACTGCGGCGCCTGCACCGTGATGCTCGACGGCGTGAGCGTGAAAAGTTGTTCCGTGCTCGCCGTACAGAGCGACGAGAGCGACGTCGTCACGATCGAGGGCCTGGCCCGGGGGAACGAATGGCACCCCATGCAGAAGGCCTTTCACGAGGAGCACGCCCTGCAGTGCGGATACTGCACCCCCGGCATGATCATGGCCGCGATCGACCTGCTCAGGGATGATCCCGACCCGTCGGAGGAGACCGTCCGAGAAGGGCTCGAAGGCAACCTGTGCCGCTGCACGGGTTACTGCAACATCGTCCGGGCGGTACGGCGTGGCGCCCGGGAGATGTCGCAGCGGAGCGCCGGCGAGCGGGCCGAGCAGGAGGTGCCGACGCCATGAGCGAGCAACTCGACGCCGGTATGATCGCCGAACAGATCGCCGAGAGCGACCAGCTCAGCAGGCCCACCGACGCGCGCGAGATCGGCAGGGCCCGCAGGCGCAAGGAGGACGCCCGGCTGGTCACCGGCCGGACGACCTGGACCGACAACATCCAGCTTCCGGGCATGCTGTACGTGGCCTTCCTGCGCAGTCCGATGGCTCACGCCCGGATCACCCGGGTCGACACCTCGGCCGCGCGCACCCGGCCCGGCGTGGTCGCCGTCTACAGCGGGCAGGACTTCGCCGACGAGCAGGGCAGCCTTCCCTGCGCCTGGCCGGTCACCGAGGACATCGTGATCCCCGACCACCCGCCCATGGCCGTGAACGAGGTCCGCTACGCCGGTGAGGCGGTGGCCTGCGTGGTCGCCACCGATCGCTACAAGGCCGCCGACGCGCTGGAGGCCATCGAGGTCGACTACGAGCCGCTGGAGGCGGTCGTCGACATGACCGAGGCGCTCACCGAGGGCAGTCCCAAGGTCCACGAGAGCGGCAACAAGGCGTTCACCTGGAAGTTCGCCGGAGGCGACATCGACGCGGCGTTCCGCGACGCCCCCGTGGTGATCGACCGCACCTACGTCCAGCAGCGGCTCATCCCGAGCGCGATGGAACCCCGCGCGGTCGTGGCCACCACCGACGGCGAGACCTTCACCCTCTACTCCGCGACCCAGATCCCGCACGTGCTGCGCGTCATGCTCGCGCTGACCACCGGCATCCCCGAGCACAGGCTGCGAGTGATCGCCCCCGACGTGGGCGGCGGCTTCGGCTCCAAGCTCCAGGTCACCGCGGAGGAGGTGCTCGGCCTGCTCATCACCCGGAGGCTGGGCAAACCGGTCAAATGGACCGAATCCCGGTCCGAGGGCAACCTGACCGTGCACCACGGCCGCGACCAGCTCCAGCGGATCTCCATCGCGGCCGAGCGGGACGGCCGCATCAGGGGCGTCCGGGTCGATCTCCTCGCCGACATGGGCGCGTACCTGATGCTGGTCACGCCGGGCATCCCGATCCTCGGCGCGTTCATGTACAACGGCATCTACAAGATGGACGCCTACGATTTCACCTGCACCGGCGTCTTCACCACCAAGATGCCGACCGACGCCTACCGGGGCGCGGGGCGTCCCGAGGCCACCTTCGCGATCGAGCGGGCGGTGGACGAGCTCGCGCACGAGCTGGGCATCGACCCGATCGAGGTACGGCGCCGCAACTGGATCACCCATGAGGAGTTCCCGTACACCACGATCTGCGGGCTGACCTACGACTCCGGCAACTACGAGGCCGCCACGGACAAGGCGCTGGCGCTGTTCGGCTACGACAAGCTCAGGGCGGAGCAGGCCGACCGGCGCGACCGGCGTGATCCGGTGCAGCTCGGCATCGGCGTCTCGACGTTCACCGAGATGTGCGGGCTGGCTCCCTCGCGTGTGCTGGGAAGCCTGAGCTACGGCGCGGGCGGCTGGGAGCACTCCTCGGTCCGGATGCTTCCCACCGGAAAGGTCGAGGTGATCACCGGGACGAGCCCGCACGGCCAGGGACACGAGACGGCCTGGAGCCAGATCGTGGCCGACACGCTGGGGGTGCCGTTCGACGACGTCTCCGTGCTGCACGGCGACACGTCCATCTCGCACAAGGGCATGGACACCTACGGATCCCGCTCGCTGGTCGTGGGCGGCATCGCCGTGCTCCAGGCGTGCGAGAAGGTGAAGGACAAGGCCCGGCAGCTCGCCGCGCACATGCTGGAGGCCTCGGCCGACGACATCGAGTTCGCCGGCGGCTCGTTCAACGTCCGCGGCACCGGCTCGGGCAAGAC
It includes:
- a CDS encoding xanthine dehydrogenase family protein molybdopterin-binding subunit; protein product: MSEQLDAGMIAEQIAESDQLSRPTDAREIGRARRRKEDARLVTGRTTWTDNIQLPGMLYVAFLRSPMAHARITRVDTSAARTRPGVVAVYSGQDFADEQGSLPCAWPVTEDIVIPDHPPMAVNEVRYAGEAVACVVATDRYKAADALEAIEVDYEPLEAVVDMTEALTEGSPKVHESGNKAFTWKFAGGDIDAAFRDAPVVIDRTYVQQRLIPSAMEPRAVVATTDGETFTLYSATQIPHVLRVMLALTTGIPEHRLRVIAPDVGGGFGSKLQVTAEEVLGLLITRRLGKPVKWTESRSEGNLTVHHGRDQLQRISIAAERDGRIRGVRVDLLADMGAYLMLVTPGIPILGAFMYNGIYKMDAYDFTCTGVFTTKMPTDAYRGAGRPEATFAIERAVDELAHELGIDPIEVRRRNWITHEEFPYTTICGLTYDSGNYEAATDKALALFGYDKLRAEQADRRDRRDPVQLGIGVSTFTEMCGLAPSRVLGSLSYGAGGWEHSSVRMLPTGKVEVITGTSPHGQGHETAWSQIVADTLGVPFDDVSVLHGDTSISHKGMDTYGSRSLVVGGIAVLQACEKVKDKARQLAAHMLEASADDIEFAGGSFNVRGTGSGKTIQELALATFAAHDLPDGFEPGLDADATFDPDNFSFPHGTHLCAIEVDTETGESKIRSYVAVDDVGSVVNPLIVEGQVHGGIAQGIAQALFEEAVYDSEGNMLTTTMADYLIPSASDLPDFTTDRTETPATSNPLGVKGVGEAGTIASTPAVVNAIVDALRPYGVHDVRMPCTPERVWRTVAEAGETAWAGPPSAGDTTAWVGPTAAGDTTAWVGPTAAEGTESEGGDR
- a CDS encoding pyridoxamine 5'-phosphate oxidase family protein gives rise to the protein MKHTGELAVQRRAGVRAGEWGSARTRPEIPPAAAEFLTRQRMLVIGASGRDGRLWATALTGAAGFTRATGERTIVIDALPGEHDPLAGLAENAEAEIGMLAIEPRTRRRMRVNGRAVRDGARLVVHTEQTYANCPKYIQARDITEEPAEPGAGGSSSARLLTGEHRAWIESADTFFVATRAPGLGADLSHRGGDPGFVRVAGERRLVWPDYVGNSMYMTLGNLELDESCGLLFLDWDSGDALHLTGRAHVDWDPGEVPGAQRLVEFELDLAVLVRGASPLRWRFEDYSRFNPPVSSASPASAVDDEEHRGK
- a CDS encoding (2Fe-2S)-binding protein, giving the protein MPRITITVDGITYQEDVEPRLLLVHLLRDRLGKTGTPIGCDTGNCGACTVMLDGVSVKSCSVLAVQSDESDVVTIEGLARGNEWHPMQKAFHEEHALQCGYCTPGMIMAAIDLLRDDPDPSEETVREGLEGNLCRCTGYCNIVRAVRRGAREMSQRSAGERAEQEVPTP